One Prodigiosinella aquatilis DNA window includes the following coding sequences:
- a CDS encoding DoxX family protein yields the protein MIDRINSLLNRPDCGKLILRLSFSILMLFHGTHKLLEGISGIQGMLTAHGLPAFIGYGVYLGEVVAPLFMILGILTRLSALGFCFTMVVALLLAEPESLFMLSNVGAWGAEDVAVYFFAGIVIALLGSGKYSVMSNPRWR from the coding sequence ATGATTGACCGGATTAATAGCTTATTAAACCGACCGGATTGCGGAAAACTGATTCTTCGTTTGTCATTCAGTATCCTGATGCTGTTTCATGGCACGCATAAATTGTTGGAGGGAATCAGCGGTATTCAGGGCATGTTGACTGCGCATGGTTTGCCAGCCTTTATCGGTTATGGCGTCTATCTGGGAGAGGTTGTTGCCCCTCTGTTCATGATTTTGGGAATACTGACCCGTTTGTCTGCATTGGGGTTCTGTTTCACGATGGTGGTGGCACTATTGCTGGCTGAACCAGAGTCTCTTTTCATGTTGTCAAACGTCGGGGCCTGGGGCGCTGAAGATGTGGCGGTTTATTTCTTTGCCGGGATTGTTATCGCATTACTTGGCAGCGGTAAATATTCTGTGATGTCGAATCCTCGCTGGCGTTAA
- a CDS encoding ABC transporter substrate-binding protein: MSTPLHRASWKISLMIACLSVAFVTRAAEIPVAIGISGWTGFAPLTLADKAGIFKKHGLDVDMKMIPQRDRHLAVASGAIQCAATTVETYVSWAASGVVLKQIVQLDKSYGADGLAVRNDIKRIEDLKGKTIGVDAPGTSPYFALAWMLDKNGMSMKDVKIATLSPQASAQAFVAGQNDAAMSYEPYLSTIRQHPQTGKILATTLDYPMVMDTLGCTPAFLQQNPQAGKALVESYFDALAMIKSQPEKSYEIMGAAVKSTGKAFAQSASYLRWQDREQNRRFFNGEIQQFSNEAAKLLLEAKVIRKKPDISTLYDASYVK, translated from the coding sequence ATGAGTACACCACTACACCGCGCCAGTTGGAAAATATCCCTGATGATAGCCTGCCTTTCGGTTGCATTTGTTACCCGTGCCGCAGAGATACCGGTTGCGATTGGCATCTCTGGCTGGACGGGCTTCGCGCCGCTGACGCTGGCTGATAAAGCCGGGATCTTTAAAAAACATGGTCTGGATGTGGATATGAAAATGATTCCGCAGAGAGATCGCCATCTGGCGGTGGCGTCAGGCGCTATTCAGTGTGCGGCGACTACGGTGGAAACCTATGTTTCCTGGGCGGCCAGCGGTGTGGTACTCAAACAAATCGTTCAACTGGATAAATCTTATGGTGCGGATGGTCTGGCGGTACGCAATGACATCAAGCGTATTGAGGATTTGAAAGGCAAAACCATTGGTGTGGACGCGCCGGGCACCTCGCCATATTTTGCGCTGGCCTGGATGCTGGATAAAAATGGCATGAGTATGAAAGATGTGAAGATAGCCACACTGTCACCGCAGGCGTCGGCGCAAGCGTTCGTCGCAGGCCAGAATGATGCAGCGATGAGCTACGAACCGTACCTTTCCACTATTCGTCAGCACCCTCAAACGGGCAAAATTCTGGCCACCACGCTGGATTATCCAATGGTAATGGACACGCTGGGTTGTACCCCGGCATTTTTGCAGCAGAATCCACAGGCTGGGAAAGCGCTGGTGGAAAGCTATTTCGATGCGCTGGCGATGATCAAATCACAGCCGGAGAAATCCTATGAAATCATGGGAGCGGCAGTGAAATCGACCGGCAAGGCATTTGCTCAGTCCGCCAGTTATCTGCGTTGGCAGGATCGTGAGCAGAACCGCCGCTTTTTCAACGGTGAAATTCAACAGTTCAGCAATGAAGCCGCCAAACTATTACTGGAAGCGAAAGTTATTCGCAAAAAACCAGATATTTCCACCCTGTATGACGCCAGTTATGTGAAATGA
- a CDS encoding ABC transporter permease, giving the protein MVPLRPVSSRLRWTLGVAFFVLFVAIWSLVTFGGAVSPTFLADPLTMLHEGVLLFTEYNFSLDIGMTVMRVLAGFLLAAIIGVPLGILMGAYKLVEAFFEPFVSFCRYLPASAFIPLLILWAGIGEMQKILVIFIGSFFQIVLMVAVTVGTARRDLVEAAYTLGCSSRSIVRRVLIPGAAPDIAELLRLVLGWAWTYVIVAELIGSSSGIGHMIVDSQALLNTGQIIFGIIVIGCIGLLSDFLFKAANRRLFAWSALR; this is encoded by the coding sequence ATGGTGCCGCTGAGGCCGGTTTCTTCCCGTCTACGCTGGACGCTGGGGGTCGCTTTCTTTGTGCTGTTTGTTGCTATCTGGTCGCTGGTGACATTCGGTGGCGCCGTATCACCCACATTCCTGGCCGATCCGCTGACCATGCTGCATGAAGGCGTACTGTTGTTTACGGAGTACAACTTCTCGCTGGATATCGGCATGACGGTAATGCGCGTACTGGCTGGATTTCTATTGGCGGCCATTATCGGTGTCCCGCTGGGGATTCTGATGGGCGCTTATAAGCTGGTGGAGGCATTTTTTGAGCCGTTTGTCTCGTTCTGCCGGTATCTACCGGCATCAGCCTTTATCCCTTTGCTGATCTTATGGGCGGGGATCGGCGAAATGCAGAAAATACTGGTGATTTTCATCGGTTCCTTTTTCCAGATTGTCCTGATGGTGGCCGTCACTGTCGGCACTGCACGTCGTGATCTGGTGGAAGCGGCCTATACACTGGGGTGTTCCAGTCGCAGTATTGTGCGACGAGTATTGATTCCCGGTGCCGCGCCGGATATCGCTGAACTGTTGCGGTTGGTGCTGGGATGGGCCTGGACCTATGTCATTGTAGCGGAGCTGATTGGCTCTTCCAGCGGTATCGGTCATATGATTGTCGATAGCCAGGCACTGCTCAATACCGGACAAATCATCTTCGGCATTATTGTGATCGGCTGTATCGGCTTGCTGTCTGATTTTCTGTTTAAAGCCGCTAACCGCCGGTTATTTGCCTGGAGTGCGTTGCGATGA
- the folD gene encoding bifunctional methylenetetrahydrofolate dehydrogenase/methenyltetrahydrofolate cyclohydrolase FolD yields MVATIIDGKTIAQQVKDEVAVQVKQRLAEGKRAPGLAVVLVGENPASQIYVASKRRVCEEVGFVSRSYDLPATTTEPELLGLIDQLNADKTIDGILVQLPLPAGIDNTKVIERIAPDKDVDGFHPYNVGRLCQRAPLLRPCTPRGIVTMLERYNIDTFGLNAVVVGASNIVGRPMSMELLLAGCTTTVTHRFTKDLRHHIEHADLLVVAVGKPGFIPGDWIKPGAIVVDVGINRLENGKVVGDVDFEQAQSRASYITPVPGGVGPMTVATLIQNTLQACEEFHDNTTR; encoded by the coding sequence ATGGTAGCAACGATTATTGATGGTAAAACGATTGCGCAGCAGGTCAAAGACGAAGTCGCTGTGCAGGTAAAACAGCGACTAGCTGAAGGAAAACGCGCTCCGGGCTTGGCAGTCGTGCTGGTGGGTGAGAATCCGGCCTCACAGATTTATGTCGCCAGCAAACGTAGGGTTTGTGAGGAAGTGGGCTTCGTTTCCCGCTCTTATGATTTACCGGCCACAACCACCGAGCCTGAACTGCTGGGGTTGATTGACCAATTAAACGCCGATAAAACCATTGACGGTATTCTGGTTCAGTTACCCCTGCCGGCAGGCATTGACAATACCAAAGTGATTGAGCGCATCGCTCCCGACAAAGATGTGGATGGCTTCCATCCTTATAACGTGGGCCGCCTGTGTCAGCGTGCGCCATTACTTCGCCCCTGCACCCCACGCGGCATCGTGACCATGCTGGAGCGTTATAATATTGATACCTTCGGGCTAAACGCCGTCGTCGTCGGTGCATCCAATATCGTTGGCCGCCCTATGAGTATGGAATTGCTGCTGGCAGGATGTACCACTACCGTAACCCATCGCTTTACCAAAGATTTACGCCACCATATCGAACACGCCGACTTGCTGGTCGTCGCGGTGGGTAAACCCGGATTTATTCCCGGTGACTGGATTAAACCCGGCGCGATCGTCGTTGATGTTGGGATTAATCGTCTGGAAAATGGGAAAGTCGTCGGCGACGTCGATTTTGAACAGGCGCAGTCACGTGCTTCCTACATTACTCCCGTACCAGGAGGTGTTGGCCCGATGACGGTAGCGACCTTGATTCAAAATACCTTGCAGGCCTGTGAAGAATTTCACGATAACACAACGCGTTAA
- a CDS encoding iron-containing alcohol dehydrogenase family protein — protein MTQQVFFPATVLRGAGVSQQLGTLCAQLGTRVLVVGGRKALAATEALIHGQLQQVDVALAAVEWSGEHCSISQIERLCERVRETGSDVLLAVGGGKALDTGKAVAFQCAIPVVTLPTIAATCAAVTPLSVRYHDDGHFHDLYHLSVAPAAVVIDSGLLARAPLRWLAAGLGDTLAKWYEFRAIDTGRNDSGFAASSRANSEICFQLINRYGAEACQAVNAGKSSDALDQVLDAIFLFAGLTSLMASGAHAAASHALYEGFTACDKTREFGHGLLVGFGNLCLLALEQRSDDELLEAIRLARVCAVPLALADICPDLTEDELKTIVRASVVAPDMDNLPFSVTEDMIHQAIYRVEALAERAITG, from the coding sequence ATGACACAACAGGTTTTTTTCCCTGCTACCGTACTGCGTGGGGCAGGTGTAAGCCAGCAACTGGGAACATTGTGTGCCCAATTGGGTACACGGGTGTTAGTGGTCGGGGGCCGAAAGGCATTGGCTGCCACGGAAGCGCTGATTCACGGGCAGTTGCAACAGGTGGATGTGGCGCTGGCAGCGGTGGAGTGGTCTGGCGAGCATTGCAGTATCAGCCAGATCGAGCGGCTGTGTGAGCGAGTGCGTGAAACCGGCAGTGATGTGTTGTTGGCGGTGGGCGGTGGTAAAGCGCTGGATACTGGCAAGGCGGTGGCATTCCAGTGCGCTATCCCGGTGGTGACTTTGCCGACTATCGCGGCCACCTGTGCCGCTGTTACACCGTTGTCGGTGCGTTACCACGATGACGGCCATTTTCACGACCTGTACCATTTGTCCGTTGCCCCGGCCGCCGTGGTGATCGACAGTGGCTTGCTGGCACGGGCGCCATTACGCTGGTTGGCCGCCGGGCTGGGCGATACGCTGGCTAAATGGTACGAATTCAGGGCGATTGATACCGGTCGTAACGACAGCGGGTTTGCGGCGTCTTCTCGGGCCAACAGCGAAATCTGTTTTCAACTGATTAACCGCTATGGTGCTGAAGCCTGTCAGGCGGTGAATGCCGGAAAAAGCAGCGATGCGTTGGATCAGGTGCTGGATGCCATCTTCCTGTTTGCCGGATTAACGTCGTTGATGGCCAGTGGCGCTCACGCGGCGGCATCTCATGCGTTGTATGAAGGGTTTACGGCGTGTGACAAGACCCGCGAGTTTGGCCATGGTTTGCTGGTGGGATTCGGTAATCTGTGTTTGCTGGCACTGGAACAACGCAGCGATGACGAGTTGCTGGAGGCTATCCGGCTGGCGCGTGTCTGTGCGGTGCCGCTAGCGCTGGCTGACATCTGTCCAGACCTGACGGAGGATGAATTGAAGACCATTGTCCGGGCATCGGTAGTGGCACCGGATATGGACAATCTGCCATTTAGTGTCACTGAAGATATGATTCATCAGGCAATTTATCGCGTTGAAGCGTTGGCTGAACGCGCAATCACGGGCTGA
- the hutI gene encoding imidazolonepropionase produces the protein MTQHCDSLWFGADLVTLRDGQYHIIKDGALAVTDGRIVWLGERRDMSSFSPTHATNFGGGIITPGLIDCHTHLVFGGDRSGEFEQRLNGVSYADIAAQGGGILATVTATRAANSESLVRSARSRLQPLLAEGVTTIEIKSGYGLDLDSELKMLRVIRALGKETPAQILATCLAAHAIPPELKGQADTWIDIACNQLLPAVARENLADAVDAFCEHLAFSPPQVARLFEAAKAHGLPVKLHAEQLSSLHGSQLAARFTALSADHLEYATPDDVAAMAAAGTVAVLLPGAYYLLRETQTPPVDLFRRYGVPMAIASDCNPGTSPALSLRLMLNMACTLFRLTPEEALAGVTLHAAKALGLQHSHGSLESGKVADFVHWPLSRPAEVVYWLGGQLACTTVFRGVIR, from the coding sequence ATGACGCAGCACTGCGACAGCCTGTGGTTCGGGGCTGATCTGGTCACTCTGCGTGATGGCCAGTATCACATCATCAAAGATGGTGCGCTGGCCGTAACGGATGGGCGTATCGTCTGGCTGGGCGAACGCCGCGATATGTCATCCTTTTCTCCCACACACGCTACCAATTTTGGTGGTGGCATCATCACCCCTGGCTTGATCGACTGTCATACTCATCTGGTTTTTGGTGGTGATCGCAGCGGTGAGTTCGAACAGCGTCTGAACGGTGTCAGCTATGCGGATATCGCAGCCCAGGGCGGCGGCATTCTCGCTACCGTCACCGCCACTCGTGCCGCCAATAGTGAAAGTCTGGTACGCTCGGCCCGCTCTCGTCTGCAACCGTTGTTGGCAGAAGGCGTGACGACGATAGAGATAAAATCCGGCTATGGTCTGGATCTCGACAGCGAACTGAAAATGCTGCGCGTTATCCGGGCGCTGGGCAAGGAAACACCAGCACAGATTCTCGCTACCTGTCTGGCGGCACACGCTATCCCCCCCGAACTGAAGGGACAGGCCGATACCTGGATTGATATCGCCTGTAATCAACTACTGCCCGCCGTGGCCCGCGAAAATCTGGCCGACGCCGTGGATGCGTTCTGTGAACATCTGGCGTTCAGTCCACCACAGGTGGCACGTCTTTTTGAGGCGGCGAAAGCACACGGACTACCGGTCAAGTTGCATGCAGAACAGCTCTCATCATTACATGGCAGTCAACTGGCGGCCAGATTCACCGCGCTGTCTGCCGATCACCTTGAATATGCCACACCAGACGATGTCGCTGCGATGGCGGCAGCCGGTACAGTCGCCGTTCTGCTGCCAGGTGCCTATTACCTGTTACGGGAAACGCAAACACCGCCAGTCGATTTGTTTCGCCGCTATGGTGTGCCTATGGCTATTGCCAGCGATTGCAATCCCGGCACCTCACCCGCGCTGTCTCTGCGGTTGATGCTAAATATGGCCTGCACTCTGTTTCGTCTGACACCGGAAGAAGCGCTGGCGGGCGTCACTTTGCATGCAGCCAAGGCGCTGGGACTGCAACACAGCCACGGCTCTCTTGAAAGCGGTAAAGTGGCGGATTTTGTGCACTGGCCACTGTCGCGTCCGGCAGAAGTGGTGTACTGGTTGGGCGGGCAGCTCGCCTGTACGACAGTTTTCAGAGGAGTAATACGATGA
- a CDS encoding formimidoylglutamate deiminase, with amino-acid sequence MPAYFASRALLPDGMARNVRFDVDEQGWFSTVTRDASAGEATRLSGIVVPAMTNLHSHAFQRAMAGMAEVAGDPQDSFWTWRDLMYRMVARLTPEQVRVIATRLYIDMLKGGYSQVAEFHYLHHDPKGKAYPGDAMLCHLLAAAEQSGIGQTMLPVLYSHSGFGAQPPLAGQKRFIQDVDHYLRQQQHLAAQVRHHPRLSHGLCFHSLRAVTQNQMEDVLEATGSDLPIHIHIAEQQKEVDDCLAWSGERPVSWLFNRFAVDARWCLVHATHLDDHEIKQLAHSQAVAGLCPTTEANLGDGIFPLDRYVDLGGRWGIGSDSHVSLNVVEELRWLEYAQRLRDRRRNRVVTAQQPCVGTVLYQQALGGGAQACRVPVGALAMGWRADWLVLTEDAMLSAISDETLLNRWLFAGGQQQIRDVWVAGKQVIDHGHHALDEEFDRLFIDVMKAWQEA; translated from the coding sequence ATGCCCGCTTATTTTGCTTCCCGTGCGCTGTTGCCTGATGGTATGGCGCGTAATGTACGTTTTGATGTTGATGAACAGGGTTGGTTTTCGACCGTGACGCGGGATGCTTCCGCTGGCGAAGCCACCCGCCTGTCGGGGATTGTGGTACCTGCCATGACCAACCTGCATTCTCATGCTTTTCAGCGGGCGATGGCCGGAATGGCTGAAGTGGCGGGGGATCCACAAGACAGTTTCTGGACCTGGCGCGATCTGATGTATCGTATGGTGGCACGTTTGACGCCAGAGCAGGTCAGGGTGATTGCTACGCGGCTTTATATCGATATGCTCAAAGGCGGATATAGTCAGGTAGCTGAATTTCACTATCTGCACCACGACCCAAAAGGCAAAGCGTACCCGGGCGATGCCATGCTGTGCCATCTGCTGGCGGCGGCGGAACAGTCCGGTATCGGCCAGACCATGCTACCCGTGCTTTACAGCCATAGCGGTTTTGGTGCGCAGCCTCCATTGGCCGGGCAAAAACGGTTTATTCAGGATGTCGACCACTATCTACGTCAACAACAACACCTGGCTGCACAGGTACGCCACCATCCGCGGCTTAGTCATGGCCTCTGTTTTCACTCACTGCGTGCGGTTACCCAGAACCAGATGGAAGATGTTCTGGAAGCTACTGGTAGCGATTTACCAATCCATATTCATATTGCCGAACAGCAAAAAGAAGTGGATGACTGTCTGGCCTGGAGTGGTGAACGTCCGGTGAGCTGGCTATTCAACCGTTTTGCCGTTGATGCGCGCTGGTGCCTGGTGCATGCGACACATCTTGATGATCATGAAATTAAACAGCTGGCACATAGCCAGGCGGTAGCGGGCTTATGTCCGACCACCGAAGCCAACCTTGGCGACGGCATTTTCCCTCTGGATCGTTATGTCGATCTTGGCGGGCGCTGGGGAATCGGTTCTGACAGCCATGTGTCCCTGAATGTGGTGGAAGAACTTCGCTGGCTGGAGTATGCCCAGCGTCTGCGTGACCGACGTCGAAACCGGGTAGTAACCGCCCAGCAACCGTGCGTCGGAACAGTGTTGTATCAGCAGGCATTGGGTGGTGGCGCGCAGGCGTGCCGTGTGCCTGTTGGTGCATTGGCGATGGGCTGGCGTGCGGATTGGCTGGTGTTGACTGAAGATGCGATGCTCAGCGCCATCAGTGATGAAACACTGCTTAACCGCTGGTTATTTGCTGGCGGGCAGCAGCAGATCCGTGACGTCTGGGTGGCGGGAAAACAGGTTATTGATCATGGACATCATGCGTTGGACGAGGAGTTTGACCGGTTGTTTATTGACGTAATGAAAGCGTGGCAGGAGGCGTAA
- the hutG gene encoding N-formylglutamate deformylase, which produces MEPFSFTAGDSPLLISIPHAGIALTPEVADGLSDAARPLPDTDWHIPQLYAFAHSLGASMLAATYSRFVIDLNRPADDQPLYTTTTTGLYPDVLFDGTPAFQPGKEPRPAQRKAYLDTIWHPYHQKIQQELAQIKQRHGYALLFDAHSIASCIPRLFDGTLPDLNLGTNNSVSCDANIEQALITVCETQEQWRWVLNGRFTGGYITRAYGLPAQHQHALQLELAQCNYMRETLPFDWQEEKARALQTMLKKIITTFMTTAERLYH; this is translated from the coding sequence ATGGAACCTTTTTCTTTTACTGCTGGCGATAGCCCGCTGCTGATCAGTATTCCTCACGCCGGGATCGCACTCACTCCCGAGGTTGCCGACGGGCTGAGTGACGCCGCACGTCCCTTGCCAGATACCGACTGGCATATTCCACAACTGTATGCCTTTGCTCACTCGCTTGGTGCCAGCATGCTGGCTGCCACCTATTCGCGGTTTGTTATCGATCTTAATCGACCAGCAGATGATCAGCCGCTGTATACCACCACAACCACCGGTTTATATCCAGACGTCCTGTTTGACGGCACGCCAGCCTTTCAACCGGGGAAAGAACCCCGGCCAGCACAACGCAAGGCGTATCTCGATACCATCTGGCACCCTTACCACCAGAAAATTCAGCAGGAGCTGGCCCAAATTAAACAACGGCATGGCTATGCATTGCTGTTTGACGCCCACTCTATCGCTTCATGCATCCCCCGACTGTTCGACGGCACCTTGCCGGATTTAAATCTGGGCACCAATAACAGCGTTAGTTGTGACGCGAATATTGAGCAGGCATTGATTACGGTTTGTGAAACACAGGAGCAGTGGCGTTGGGTGCTTAACGGGCGTTTCACAGGCGGCTACATCACTCGCGCTTACGGACTGCCGGCACAGCACCAACATGCGCTACAACTGGAGCTGGCCCAATGTAATTATATGCGTGAGACGTTGCCGTTCGACTGGCAGGAAGAAAAAGCCCGTGCCTTACAGACCATGCTGAAAAAAATAATCACGACATTCATGACAACAGCTGAACGCCTTTACCATTGA
- a CDS encoding HutD family protein — protein sequence MHFFSLPDLPVSSWKNGGGETREICRIPPAPGDFFWRASIATIARDGDFSCFPGVDRIITLLSGDGVELSGKDFYHRLSLHSPFHFAGEQTLVAHLCGGVSMDFNIMTQRDSHRATVTVVAKTQVPAVVTDGVVYVLRGRWQTANRMLSVGEGMWWQSHAPAIIPQSDDALLLYAAIIVR from the coding sequence ATGCACTTTTTCTCTTTGCCGGATTTACCGGTCAGCTCCTGGAAAAACGGCGGCGGAGAAACCCGTGAGATTTGCCGCATTCCGCCTGCGCCGGGGGATTTTTTCTGGCGGGCCAGTATCGCCACCATTGCCCGTGATGGTGACTTTTCCTGTTTCCCCGGTGTGGATCGTATTATTACCTTGTTATCCGGCGACGGTGTTGAGCTGAGCGGTAAGGATTTTTACCATCGGCTCAGTCTTCATTCCCCTTTTCATTTTGCTGGCGAGCAAACCCTGGTTGCCCATTTGTGCGGCGGCGTCAGTATGGATTTCAACATCATGACGCAGCGTGACAGCCATCGGGCCACGGTCACGGTGGTGGCAAAAACGCAGGTTCCTGCTGTGGTTACTGATGGTGTGGTGTACGTTCTGCGCGGTCGATGGCAGACAGCCAATCGGATGCTCTCTGTAGGTGAGGGCATGTGGTGGCAGTCTCATGCACCAGCGATCATTCCCCAGAGTGATGATGCATTGTTGCTCTATGCGGCCATTATTGTGCGGTGA
- the cysS gene encoding cysteine--tRNA ligase, translating to MLKIFNTLSRQKEEFKPIHAGNVGMYVCGITVYDLCHIGHGRTFVAFDVVARYLRYLGYSLKYVRNITDIDDKIIKRAAENGESYEQLTNRMIAEMHADFDALNILRPDEEPRATRHIAEIIALVEKLIARRHAYVALNGDVMFSVDTAPGYGVLSRQDLEQLKAGARVEIAEVKRNPMDFVLWKMSKPGEPSWSSPWGDGRPGWHIECSAMNCKQLGEHFDIHGGGSDLMFPHHENEIAQSTCAHGGEYVNYWMHSGMVMVDREKMSKSLNNFFTVRDVLAYYDAETIRYFLMSGHYRSQLNYSEENLKQARAALDRLYTALRGTNADAEAKGGDVFEARFRDAMNDDFNTPEAYSVLFDMAREVNRLKTEDPQAVDAMAAELRKLAKVLGLLEQDPELFLQNGVGAGVDTNEVSEIEALIKQRNDARQAKNWALADEARDRLNDMGIVLEDGAQGTIWRRK from the coding sequence ATGCTAAAGATTTTTAATACCCTGAGTCGCCAAAAAGAGGAATTCAAACCCATCCACGCTGGCAACGTCGGCATGTATGTGTGCGGGATAACGGTTTATGACCTGTGCCATATCGGTCATGGACGTACCTTTGTCGCGTTTGACGTCGTGGCTCGTTATCTGCGGTATCTGGGGTATTCGCTGAAGTATGTCCGAAATATCACGGATATTGATGACAAAATCATCAAGCGCGCCGCAGAAAATGGCGAATCTTATGAGCAGTTGACCAACCGAATGATCGCTGAAATGCATGCGGATTTTGACGCACTTAATATTCTGCGCCCTGATGAAGAACCCAGAGCCACACGCCATATTGCCGAAATTATTGCGCTGGTTGAGAAACTGATTGCTCGCCGACACGCTTATGTTGCGTTAAATGGTGATGTCATGTTTTCGGTGGATACCGCACCGGGCTATGGTGTTTTGTCCCGTCAGGATCTGGAACAGTTGAAAGCGGGAGCGCGGGTCGAAATCGCTGAAGTTAAACGTAATCCGATGGATTTTGTGTTGTGGAAGATGTCCAAGCCGGGTGAACCAAGCTGGTCTTCCCCGTGGGGAGACGGTCGTCCAGGTTGGCATATTGAGTGTTCCGCCATGAACTGCAAACAGTTGGGCGAGCATTTTGATATTCATGGCGGTGGCTCAGACCTGATGTTTCCACATCATGAAAACGAGATTGCCCAGTCCACCTGTGCACATGGCGGCGAGTATGTGAATTACTGGATGCATTCCGGCATGGTGATGGTTGATCGGGAAAAGATGTCCAAATCCCTGAATAATTTCTTCACCGTGCGTGATGTGCTGGCGTATTACGATGCGGAAACCATCCGTTATTTTCTGATGTCCGGTCACTATCGCAGTCAACTGAATTATAGCGAAGAAAATTTAAAGCAGGCCCGCGCCGCGCTGGATCGTCTGTACACCGCATTGCGTGGTACGAATGCTGATGCAGAGGCGAAAGGCGGCGATGTCTTTGAAGCCCGTTTTCGTGATGCGATGAATGATGACTTTAATACGCCGGAAGCGTATTCGGTGTTGTTTGACATGGCACGCGAGGTTAACCGACTGAAAACGGAAGATCCGCAGGCCGTTGATGCGATGGCAGCTGAGTTGCGTAAACTGGCTAAAGTTCTTGGGCTGCTGGAACAGGATCCGGAACTTTTCCTGCAAAATGGCGTTGGGGCTGGGGTTGACACGAATGAAGTCAGTGAAATCGAAGCGTTGATCAAGCAGCGTAATGATGCGCGTCAGGCTAAAAACTGGGCACTGGCTGATGAAGCCCGTGATCGGCTTAACGACATGGGGATTGTGCTGGAAGATGGGGCGCAGGGAACCATTTGGCGGCGTAAGTAG
- a CDS encoding ABC transporter ATP-binding protein — MKYSKLSVRQVERVFTGPKGETIQALKPIEYQVNENDFITILGPSGCGKSTLLRIIAGLDEPTRGEVWLDGRLVDGPGADRGMVFQSYTLFPWLTVQENICFGLQERGVSKAQQKERSNYYIHQVGLRGFEHHYPRQLSGGMQQRTAIARALANDPKVLLMDEPFGALDNQTRVMMQELLLSVWESSRKTVLFVTHDIDEAIFMANKVAIFSARPGQIKHEVAVDFPWPRDYTLKTSPAFMALKAQITEEIRSETRQALTH, encoded by the coding sequence ATGAAATACAGTAAATTATCCGTACGCCAGGTTGAGCGGGTTTTCACCGGGCCGAAAGGCGAAACTATCCAGGCACTGAAACCGATTGAATATCAAGTGAATGAGAATGACTTTATCACTATTCTCGGTCCTTCCGGTTGCGGTAAATCGACGCTGCTGCGGATTATCGCCGGGTTGGATGAACCGACCCGTGGTGAAGTGTGGCTGGATGGCCGCCTGGTCGATGGGCCGGGTGCTGATCGTGGCATGGTGTTCCAGAGTTACACGCTGTTTCCGTGGCTGACGGTGCAGGAAAATATCTGCTTTGGTTTACAGGAGCGTGGTGTCAGTAAGGCACAACAAAAAGAGCGCAGTAATTATTATATTCATCAGGTGGGGTTGCGTGGTTTTGAACATCACTACCCACGCCAACTGTCTGGCGGGATGCAGCAGCGTACTGCCATTGCCCGCGCATTGGCTAACGATCCAAAAGTGTTGCTGATGGACGAACCGTTTGGTGCGCTGGATAACCAGACCCGGGTGATGATGCAGGAGCTCTTGTTGTCAGTTTGGGAATCATCGCGCAAGACGGTGTTGTTTGTCACTCATGACATTGATGAAGCCATTTTCATGGCGAACAAAGTCGCGATTTTTAGTGCTCGGCCGGGACAGATTAAACATGAAGTGGCAGTGGATTTCCCCTGGCCCCGTGACTATACCCTGAAAACGTCGCCGGCGTTCATGGCGTTGAAAGCGCAGATTACCGAAGAGATTCGCAGTGAAACCCGACAAGCTCTGACGCACTGA
- the ybcJ gene encoding ribosome-associated protein YbcJ, producing MEIFHLENHPHVELCDLLKLLGWSESGAAAKLAIAAGEVSVDGHTETRKRCKIVAGQTVCFNDETVEIKA from the coding sequence ATGGAAATTTTTCATCTGGAAAATCACCCGCATGTCGAACTGTGCGATTTGCTGAAATTACTGGGCTGGAGTGAAAGCGGCGCTGCTGCAAAACTGGCCATTGCGGCAGGTGAAGTCAGTGTCGATGGACACACAGAAACACGTAAACGCTGCAAAATCGTGGCCGGACAAACCGTCTGTTTCAATGACGAGACGGTAGAAATCAAAGCGTAA